Proteins encoded in a region of the Armatimonadota bacterium genome:
- a CDS encoding sigma-70 family RNA polymerase sigma factor, producing the protein MSESSVGAKKDVEALVVDYAADPRPDLKDLIIVQCAAMVERIARRFSGVEPVDDLIQVGYIGLLNALSKFDPHAGVKFNTYATHLVAGEIKHYLRDRSQIIRHPAWIQELRQRISKATLTLQAELGRQPTEREIAEACKISEQAIAEVTATQELLRVSSLDAPLQEDEEGDCDLDKLDASGSCTGQVSVEDRVLLESAMQQLRDLEREVLVYFHFDSMSQTEIADKLGISCNYVSHILRQSLSKLRRILTSEEEADRSLRRRLPNDGEVMDEETKAYTEDYLKARLTEEIHRVVSTNSAVGVVVVQFTGLQGLQEFYGAASVRDFLADCVDFLRSSVRSLDVVCRYGDSGFAVILPGQGASTGLVRQRMNRRFSQWLIGRFAGSNAIEVKIGHASAPEHGRNALDLLSVASDDRADRKAA; encoded by the coding sequence ATGTCGGAATCTTCTGTAGGAGCCAAGAAGGACGTCGAAGCGTTGGTGGTGGATTACGCCGCCGACCCGAGACCGGACCTGAAAGACCTCATCATCGTCCAATGTGCGGCGATGGTCGAGCGGATCGCCCGCCGCTTCAGCGGCGTGGAACCGGTCGACGACCTGATCCAGGTCGGCTACATCGGGCTCCTCAACGCGCTCAGTAAGTTCGACCCCCATGCCGGAGTCAAGTTCAACACCTATGCGACGCACCTCGTCGCGGGCGAGATCAAGCACTATCTGCGCGACCGTTCTCAGATCATCCGGCATCCGGCCTGGATCCAGGAACTGCGCCAACGCATTTCGAAGGCGACACTGACGCTGCAGGCCGAGCTCGGTCGTCAGCCGACCGAACGGGAGATCGCCGAAGCCTGCAAGATCAGCGAACAGGCCATCGCAGAAGTCACCGCGACGCAGGAACTCCTGCGCGTGTCCTCCCTGGACGCGCCGCTTCAAGAGGACGAAGAGGGCGACTGCGACCTGGACAAGCTCGACGCGTCGGGCTCGTGCACGGGTCAGGTCAGTGTGGAAGACCGGGTCCTTCTCGAGTCGGCGATGCAACAGCTCCGGGACCTGGAGCGCGAAGTCTTGGTCTACTTCCACTTCGATTCGATGAGCCAGACCGAGATCGCGGACAAACTCGGAATTTCCTGCAACTACGTCTCCCACATCCTGAGACAATCGCTCAGCAAGCTCCGCCGCATCCTGACGAGCGAAGAGGAAGCCGACCGGTCCCTGCGCCGAAGACTGCCGAACGACGGCGAAGTGATGGACGAGGAGACCAAAGCCTATACCGAGGACTACTTGAAGGCGAGGCTGACCGAGGAGATCCATCGGGTGGTCTCGACGAACTCGGCCGTCGGGGTCGTCGTCGTGCAGTTCACGGGCCTGCAGGGCCTTCAGGAGTTCTATGGAGCGGCCAGCGTCCGCGACTTCCTGGCCGACTGCGTGGATTTCCTAAGGTCATCGGTCCGGTCCTTGGACGTCGTCTGCCGCTACGGCGATAGCGGCTTCGCCGTCATCCTGCCCGGTCAAGGCGCTTCGACGGGCCTGGTCCGGCAAAGGATGAACCGCCGTTTCTCGCAATGGCTGATCGGTCGCTTCGCGGGCTCGAACGCCATCGAAGTCAAGATCGGACACGCCAGTGCGCCGGAGCACGGACGCAACGCCTTGGACCTCCTTTCGGTCGCTTCGGACGACCGGGCCGACCGCAAGGCGGCTTGA
- a CDS encoding peptidylprolyl isomerase, whose product MTAALLALALAGPSTLDAPIMSEQDTTPHAATGAPGAPMPVKGEEVAVLTTDKGTVVLKFYPNVAPEHVKSFKKLVSEKFYDGTRFHRCIAGFMVQGGDPNSKDMAKSSVWGTGGPGFHLKAEFNDVKHTRGVLSMARSSDPDSAGSQFFIMVKEAPSLDHKYTAFGIVVEGMPAVDEIVKTGDAGNNGKVEPEDAVKIVKAEIKTWPIER is encoded by the coding sequence ATGACTGCCGCCCTCCTTGCCTTGGCCCTGGCGGGCCCGTCGACCCTGGACGCCCCTATCATGAGCGAACAAGACACCACTCCCCATGCCGCGACAGGCGCCCCTGGCGCCCCGATGCCCGTCAAGGGCGAGGAAGTCGCCGTCCTGACGACCGACAAAGGCACCGTCGTCCTCAAGTTCTATCCGAACGTCGCCCCGGAACACGTGAAGAGCTTCAAGAAGCTGGTCAGCGAGAAGTTCTATGACGGCACGCGGTTCCACCGCTGCATCGCGGGCTTCATGGTCCAAGGAGGCGATCCGAACTCCAAGGACATGGCGAAGAGCTCGGTCTGGGGGACTGGTGGCCCCGGATTCCATCTCAAGGCCGAGTTCAACGACGTGAAGCACACCCGAGGCGTGCTGAGCATGGCCCGGTCGAGCGACCCGGATTCGGCGGGCAGCCAGTTCTTCATCATGGTCAAGGAGGCCCCGAGCCTCGACCATAAGTACACGGCCTTCGGCATCGTCGTCGAAGGGATGCCCGCCGTCGATGAGATCGTCAAGACGGGCGACGCGGGCAACAACGGCAAAGTCGAGCCCGAAGACGCCGTAAAGATCGTGAAAGCTGAAATCAAGACCTGGCCGATCGAGCGCTGA
- a CDS encoding type II secretion system F family protein produces MPYYAYLAVDKSGRKIKSVMEADSEALVLQHLRSEGLQALELRQTRKRGTMAKGKMKPKALVVFSRQFATMIDAGIPILRCLDILWSQTKDPILKPVLESVRNDVKGGLTLNEAMAKHPQVFNKLYVNMIRAAELGGILDIILDRLSGFLEYEAEVRSKIKSSMMYPVLVLVFSQLMLFVLFSFVLPKFKDIFTGMNVKMPAMTAMLFAIGDFMQAYWWTILLFVGAVLIGIKIYGKTPKGRYQLDFFKLKFPIVGELSLKMSVARFCRTFGTLINSGVPMMRSLEIVGETMANGVLAEAVQQTRSSIREGQKLSVPLAASGLFPSMVTHMIDVGEESGRLSEMLVKVGDFYDTEVEATVKGLTSMIEPMLIIFLGGVVGFIAISVMTPIFSIVNSVNK; encoded by the coding sequence ATGCCTTATTACGCCTATTTAGCGGTCGACAAGTCAGGACGAAAGATCAAGTCCGTCATGGAAGCGGACAGCGAGGCGCTGGTCCTTCAGCACCTCCGGTCGGAAGGTTTGCAGGCCCTCGAGCTCAGGCAGACCCGGAAACGGGGAACCATGGCCAAGGGCAAGATGAAGCCGAAGGCCCTGGTCGTGTTCTCACGCCAGTTCGCCACGATGATCGACGCGGGCATCCCGATCTTGAGGTGCCTCGACATCCTGTGGTCGCAGACCAAGGATCCGATCCTCAAACCGGTCCTTGAGAGCGTCAGGAACGACGTCAAGGGTGGCCTCACGCTCAACGAAGCGATGGCCAAGCACCCTCAGGTCTTCAACAAGCTTTACGTCAACATGATCCGGGCGGCCGAGCTCGGCGGCATCCTGGACATCATCCTGGACCGCCTGTCGGGGTTCTTGGAGTACGAAGCCGAAGTCCGGTCGAAGATCAAGAGCTCGATGATGTACCCGGTGCTGGTCCTGGTCTTCTCGCAGCTCATGTTGTTCGTGCTGTTCAGCTTCGTGCTGCCCAAGTTCAAAGACATTTTCACGGGCATGAACGTCAAGATGCCGGCGATGACGGCGATGCTGTTCGCGATCGGCGACTTCATGCAGGCCTATTGGTGGACGATCCTGTTGTTCGTCGGTGCCGTGCTCATCGGTATCAAGATCTACGGCAAGACGCCGAAGGGCCGCTACCAGCTCGATTTCTTCAAACTGAAGTTCCCGATCGTCGGCGAGCTTTCGCTCAAAATGAGCGTGGCCCGTTTCTGCCGCACGTTCGGCACGCTGATCAACAGCGGCGTCCCGATGATGCGCAGCCTCGAGATCGTGGGCGAAACGATGGCGAACGGCGTCCTGGCCGAAGCCGTCCAACAGACGCGCTCCAGCATTCGCGAGGGGCAGAAGCTCAGCGTGCCGCTGGCCGCTTCGGGCCTGTTCCCGAGCATGGTGACGCACATGATCGACGTCGGTGAAGAGTCCGGCCGCCTGAGCGAGATGCTCGTCAAGGTCGGCGACTTCTACGACACCGAAGTCGAGGCGACGGTGAAGGGTCTGACGTCAATGATCGAGCCGATGCTGATCATCTTCCTGGGTGGCGTGGTCGGGTTCATCGCCATCTCGGTCATGACGCCGATCTTCAGCATCGTCAACAGCGTCAACAAGTAA
- a CDS encoding undecaprenyl/decaprenyl-phosphate alpha-N-acetylglucosaminyl 1-phosphate transferase: MSGFKYPLLTMVFSLMVTVGLTPLVRKFAISRGAVDDPKRDDRRVHTEPIPRWGGLAIFGGVVVSLAVMLPLTYPRSPFPPYLSGMLAIGGVLVVLGAVDDLKNLTAKLQMAYLVLAGVLVQLPYDKVGRVKVQGMLWPPFSEDAVWASFGIAGVVVTALYIFVVTKTMDTIDGIDGLAAGISSIAAGTLSIIATYEGQPRVALIAAAAAGASIGFLRYNYNPARIFMGTGGAQFLGFWLASLSIVGALKTAAALAVFIPVLVFGVPLFDAMIVVIRRAASGQPITQADKRHLHHTLLARGLTQRQAVWVLYAIALTLCGLLIAIVRVRG; this comes from the coding sequence ATGTCGGGGTTCAAGTACCCCTTGCTGACGATGGTGTTCTCCTTGATGGTCACCGTCGGTCTGACGCCTCTCGTCCGCAAGTTCGCGATCAGCCGGGGTGCGGTGGACGACCCCAAGAGGGACGACCGTCGCGTCCACACCGAGCCGATCCCGCGCTGGGGCGGACTCGCCATTTTCGGCGGCGTCGTCGTATCGCTCGCGGTCATGCTGCCCCTGACCTACCCGCGTTCTCCCTTCCCTCCGTACTTGTCGGGCATGCTCGCCATCGGTGGCGTGCTCGTGGTCCTCGGTGCCGTCGACGACCTGAAGAACCTTACCGCCAAGCTTCAGATGGCGTACTTGGTCCTTGCGGGCGTGCTCGTCCAGTTGCCTTACGACAAAGTCGGCCGGGTCAAGGTCCAGGGCATGCTGTGGCCGCCCTTTTCCGAAGACGCCGTTTGGGCCAGTTTCGGGATCGCAGGAGTCGTCGTGACGGCGCTTTACATCTTCGTGGTGACGAAGACGATGGACACGATCGATGGGATCGACGGGCTTGCCGCCGGGATTTCGAGCATCGCTGCAGGCACGCTATCGATCATCGCGACCTATGAGGGCCAACCTCGCGTCGCCCTGATCGCCGCGGCCGCCGCCGGGGCCTCGATTGGGTTCCTGCGGTACAACTACAACCCGGCCAGGATCTTTATGGGTACGGGGGGCGCCCAGTTCCTCGGGTTTTGGCTCGCATCGCTGTCCATCGTCGGCGCCCTTAAGACCGCGGCCGCCCTCGCCGTCTTCATTCCCGTCCTCGTGTTCGGCGTGCCTCTGTTCGACGCGATGATCGTCGTGATCCGACGGGCGGCGAGCGGACAGCCGATCACACAGGCCGACAAGCGTCACCTTCACCATACGTTATTGGCCCGCGGCTTGACCCAACGGCAGGCCGTATGGGTGCTCTACGCCATCGCCCTGACACTCTGTGGGCTCTTGATCGCGATCGTGAGGGTCCGTGGCTAA
- a CDS encoding PLP-dependent transferase has protein sequence MRKGFSTRAVHQAGHKDAASKAVTFPIYQTSTFGQSVPGEPTEYLGRKLSYGRSENPTRTVLEETLADIEDAKYGLTFATGLAAVTAVVNTLGAGDRVVACADLYGGAYRLFTQVYAKLGIEFEFVDTTKLDCLAAALEKPTTLVWLESPSNPLLNVTDIQGACDLAHRAGALALVDNTFATPVLQQPLKLGADIVLHSTTKYLNGHGDVVNGALLTDQKELWDKLKYVQNACGLVPGPQDCYLILRGLKTLGLRMERHCKNAGVIASWLAEQPKVTKVYYPGLATHPGHDVARRQMKDFGAMLSFEVVNGEEGARRVLQAFELFTLAESLGCVMSLVNHPASMTHASVPKDVRHAVGIGDGLIRVSVGIEDVEDLVADLEQAIAKA, from the coding sequence ATGAGGAAAGGATTTTCGACCCGGGCCGTGCACCAGGCCGGTCACAAGGACGCCGCGTCTAAAGCCGTCACCTTCCCGATCTATCAGACGTCGACGTTCGGACAGTCCGTGCCTGGGGAGCCGACGGAGTACCTCGGCCGTAAGCTGAGCTACGGTCGGAGCGAAAACCCGACCCGTACCGTCCTCGAAGAAACCCTGGCCGATATCGAGGACGCGAAGTACGGGTTGACGTTCGCGACAGGGCTGGCCGCCGTGACCGCCGTCGTGAACACTCTCGGAGCGGGAGACCGGGTCGTCGCGTGCGCCGACCTTTACGGAGGCGCGTACCGCCTGTTCACGCAGGTCTATGCCAAGTTGGGGATCGAGTTCGAGTTCGTCGATACGACCAAGCTCGACTGCCTAGCGGCCGCGCTGGAAAAGCCGACGACCTTGGTCTGGCTGGAGTCGCCGTCCAACCCCCTGTTGAACGTGACCGACATTCAAGGGGCTTGCGATCTGGCCCACCGGGCCGGAGCGTTGGCGCTTGTCGACAACACTTTTGCGACTCCGGTCCTACAGCAGCCGTTGAAACTGGGGGCGGACATCGTCCTCCACTCCACGACGAAGTATCTCAATGGGCACGGCGACGTGGTCAACGGAGCGCTCTTGACCGACCAGAAGGAACTGTGGGACAAGCTGAAGTACGTCCAGAACGCGTGCGGACTGGTGCCCGGGCCCCAAGACTGCTATCTGATCCTCCGTGGCCTGAAGACGCTCGGCCTTAGAATGGAGAGGCACTGCAAGAACGCGGGCGTGATCGCGTCTTGGCTCGCGGAGCAGCCGAAGGTGACCAAGGTCTACTATCCCGGCCTCGCGACCCATCCCGGTCACGACGTCGCCCGTCGCCAGATGAAGGACTTTGGAGCCATGCTTTCCTTCGAGGTCGTCAACGGCGAGGAAGGCGCTCGGCGCGTCCTGCAGGCCTTCGAACTCTTCACCCTGGCCGAGTCGCTCGGCTGCGTCATGAGCCTGGTGAACCATCCTGCCTCGATGACCCATGCCAGCGTCCCGAAGGACGTCCGTCACGCCGTCGGGATCGGTGACGGACTTATCCGGGTTTCGGTCGGCATCGAAGACGTCGAAGACCTGGTCGCCGATCTGGAGCAGGCGATCGCAAAAGCGTGA
- the ligA gene encoding NAD-dependent DNA ligase LigA — protein MDLAEKAARLRAEIERHNVLYYVHDAPEISDSQWDALFRELVELEEAHPELRTDDSPTQRVGAPPIERFLPHRHGTPMLSLDNAFGEGELRSFDERVRRFLGTEEPVDYEVELKFDGISMSLTYEDGVLAVAATRGDGTTGENVTANAKTVRGIPLRLAVPLPGRIEVRGEVLMLKEVFEKLNAERSQSGRQVFANPRNAAAGGMRQLDSRSTAERKLSFFAYGTGAGDAVVPAFRTQSEKMNWLRDLGFPVRKETRVCHGVDEIVAAVSAMQDSRASLPFGIDGVVVKVDDLSLQEELGFTARGPRWAVAYKFPAEQAFTVLNSIECNVGRTGAVTPFAELEPVFVGGVTVGRATLHNYYELARKDIRAGDTVIVQRAGDVIPEVVGPVLENRPAGAVPHVPPTHCPVCGAELVREEGMTVLRCPDRRSCPAQIQRKLEHFASRGAMDIEGLGEKQVARLVELGWLTDLPSIYALKERRGDLIGLDRMGETSVDNLLAAIEASKHRPLERFLFALGIRYVGDRTAADIARAFGTLEAFRQADRARLEQVPDIGPRTAGELEEWLEQTENRELIDALLGAGVRPQEAERPSGDLFAGQTVVFTGKLERFTREDAEALVMRQGGKAAGSVSKNTAFVVAGPGAGSKLDKANQLGIKVLTEDEFLASLPEGLLGEG, from the coding sequence ATGGACTTAGCCGAGAAGGCCGCGAGGCTCAGGGCCGAGATCGAGCGCCACAACGTCCTCTACTACGTCCACGACGCGCCGGAGATCAGCGACAGCCAGTGGGACGCCTTGTTCCGCGAACTCGTCGAGCTCGAAGAGGCCCATCCCGAGTTGCGGACCGACGACAGCCCCACGCAAAGGGTCGGCGCCCCCCCGATCGAGCGGTTTCTACCCCACCGCCACGGCACTCCCATGCTGTCCCTGGACAACGCCTTCGGTGAAGGCGAACTCCGATCCTTCGACGAACGTGTCCGGCGGTTCTTGGGAACCGAGGAACCCGTCGATTATGAGGTCGAGCTCAAGTTCGACGGGATCTCCATGTCCCTCACCTATGAGGACGGAGTCTTGGCCGTGGCCGCGACAAGGGGGGACGGGACGACGGGCGAGAACGTGACCGCCAACGCCAAGACCGTCCGGGGGATCCCTCTCCGGCTCGCGGTCCCCCTGCCCGGTCGGATCGAAGTCCGAGGCGAGGTCCTGATGCTCAAAGAGGTGTTCGAGAAGCTGAACGCAGAGCGGTCCCAGTCCGGCCGACAGGTCTTCGCCAACCCCCGTAACGCGGCCGCCGGAGGGATGAGGCAGCTCGACAGCCGGTCGACAGCCGAGAGGAAGCTCAGTTTCTTCGCCTACGGCACAGGCGCGGGCGACGCTGTCGTCCCCGCGTTCCGGACGCAGTCCGAGAAGATGAATTGGCTCCGGGACCTCGGGTTCCCGGTCCGCAAGGAGACCCGGGTCTGCCACGGCGTGGACGAAATCGTCGCGGCCGTTTCGGCGATGCAGGACTCGCGCGCGTCGCTCCCTTTCGGCATCGACGGGGTCGTGGTCAAAGTCGACGACCTTAGCCTGCAGGAGGAACTCGGGTTTACGGCCAGAGGGCCGCGATGGGCTGTCGCATACAAGTTCCCGGCCGAACAGGCGTTCACCGTCCTGAACTCGATCGAGTGTAACGTCGGACGGACGGGGGCGGTGACCCCCTTCGCCGAACTCGAACCTGTCTTTGTCGGCGGTGTGACCGTCGGGCGAGCCACGCTGCACAACTACTACGAACTGGCCCGGAAAGACATCCGGGCCGGAGACACTGTCATCGTTCAACGGGCTGGTGACGTCATTCCGGAGGTCGTCGGGCCCGTATTGGAGAACCGGCCGGCAGGGGCCGTTCCCCACGTCCCACCGACCCACTGTCCGGTCTGCGGAGCCGAGTTGGTCCGGGAAGAGGGCATGACCGTGCTCCGCTGTCCGGACCGACGGTCGTGCCCGGCCCAGATCCAAAGAAAACTGGAGCACTTCGCGAGCCGCGGTGCGATGGACATCGAAGGCTTGGGGGAGAAGCAGGTCGCCCGATTGGTCGAACTGGGTTGGCTGACCGATCTCCCCAGCATTTATGCTTTGAAGGAAAGGCGCGGCGATCTGATCGGACTCGACCGGATGGGGGAGACGAGCGTCGACAACCTCCTTGCGGCGATCGAAGCATCGAAGCACCGTCCCCTGGAGCGGTTCCTGTTCGCGCTCGGTATCCGTTACGTAGGGGACAGGACGGCGGCCGACATCGCCCGGGCCTTCGGAACCCTCGAGGCCTTTCGACAGGCCGACCGCGCCCGTCTCGAACAGGTGCCCGACATCGGGCCGCGGACGGCCGGGGAGCTTGAGGAGTGGTTGGAACAGACCGAAAACAGGGAGTTGATCGACGCCTTGCTCGGCGCCGGAGTCCGTCCACAAGAAGCCGAGCGTCCGTCCGGCGACCTCTTTGCGGGGCAGACCGTGGTCTTCACGGGCAAGCTCGAACGGTTCACGCGGGAGGACGCCGAAGCCCTGGTCATGCGGCAGGGCGGCAAGGCGGCCGGTTCCGTCAGCAAGAACACGGCGTTCGTCGTCGCCGGCCCTGGAGCCGGCTCGAAGCTGGACAAGGCCAACCAACTCGGGATCAAGGTGCTGACCGAAGACGAGTTCCTCGCGTCGCTCCCGGAAGGGCTGCTCGGAGAAGGGTAA
- a CDS encoding peptidylprolyl isomerase has product MRRWLLYCSALAVVAPLSAGCEQPGSPPPDGASGASGSGSGELAKNENKAPESPTGEEKTPEAPKDEPLADSPKAGEDVAVLETGKGKIVVMFYPSKAPKSVENFKQLVASGFYNGTRFHRCIPGFMVQGGDPKSKDLAKSGEWGTGGNTKDGKEVNVPAEFTDLKHTRGVLSMARSSDPNSGSSQFFIMVKDTPALDGQYSAFGKVVKGIEVADEIVKTGDPADNGAVVPKEAILLKSAKMAKWPVD; this is encoded by the coding sequence ATGCGACGTTGGCTCCTTTATTGTTCGGCCCTTGCGGTCGTCGCCCCGCTCTCGGCCGGTTGCGAGCAACCGGGTTCGCCGCCTCCTGACGGCGCGTCCGGGGCGTCGGGCTCGGGTTCGGGCGAACTCGCGAAGAACGAGAACAAGGCTCCCGAATCGCCGACGGGTGAAGAGAAGACCCCGGAGGCCCCGAAAGACGAGCCGCTCGCCGACTCCCCGAAGGCCGGTGAGGACGTCGCCGTCTTGGAAACGGGCAAGGGCAAGATCGTCGTGATGTTCTATCCCAGTAAGGCCCCGAAGAGCGTGGAAAACTTCAAACAGCTCGTGGCGTCCGGGTTTTATAACGGCACGCGGTTCCACCGCTGCATCCCAGGCTTCATGGTCCAGGGCGGCGACCCGAAGTCTAAGGACTTGGCCAAGAGCGGCGAGTGGGGGACCGGGGGCAACACGAAGGACGGAAAGGAAGTCAACGTACCTGCAGAGTTCACCGACCTCAAACACACCCGAGGCGTGCTGAGCATGGCCCGGTCGTCCGATCCGAATTCGGGCAGCAGCCAGTTCTTCATCATGGTCAAGGACACGCCTGCGCTCGACGGCCAATACTCGGCGTTCGGAAAGGTCGTCAAAGGCATCGAAGTCGCGGACGAGATCGTGAAGACCGGGGATCCGGCCGATAACGGCGCCGTCGTCCCGAAAGAAGCGATCCTCTTGAAGTCGGCGAAAATGGCCAAGTGGCCCGTCGACTGA
- a CDS encoding dihydrofolate reductase family protein — protein sequence MADARPVYPELDFPPAWPERPYTYLNMVATIDGKTVSGERDENVMDLGSSTDHATMRAIEDVSDAVMIGAGSLRATKGLHYAPGIKRFVVSSSGGLDYTARFFTDDPHGTWVVTGSRGLIHVPSPVKTLVTGESADWRPVLLAMRQDLGIERLLVEGGSELNASLFEADLIDEVFLTVAPKVKLGRETPTVAGGDPLPRGSLKTFHLLSCTVEEDEVFLRYRRPR from the coding sequence ATGGCCGACGCGCGTCCCGTTTATCCCGAACTCGATTTCCCTCCTGCCTGGCCGGAGCGGCCCTACACGTACCTGAACATGGTCGCCACGATCGACGGCAAGACCGTCTCCGGCGAGCGCGACGAAAACGTCATGGACCTTGGGTCGTCCACCGACCACGCGACGATGCGGGCCATCGAAGACGTCAGCGACGCGGTCATGATCGGAGCCGGTTCCCTACGGGCGACAAAGGGCCTCCATTACGCTCCGGGCATCAAGAGGTTCGTCGTCTCGAGCAGCGGCGGGCTGGACTACACCGCACGGTTCTTCACTGACGATCCTCACGGGACATGGGTCGTCACCGGCTCCAGAGGCTTGATTCACGTTCCAAGCCCGGTCAAAACCCTCGTCACCGGGGAATCGGCGGACTGGCGCCCTGTGCTCCTGGCGATGCGTCAGGACCTCGGCATCGAGCGGCTCCTCGTGGAAGGTGGAAGCGAGCTGAACGCATCGCTGTTCGAAGCCGATCTGATCGACGAAGTCTTCCTGACCGTGGCACCCAAGGTGAAGCTGGGGCGCGAGACGCCGACCGTCGCCGGCGGGGACCCTCTGCCAAGGGGGTCTTTGAAGACCTTCCACCTACTCAGTTGTACGGTCGAGGAGGACGAGGTCTTCCTCCGTTATCGGCGGCCACGCTAA
- a CDS encoding cytidine/deoxycytidylate deaminase family protein, with product MAERPSWDTYFVQIAHLVATRATCPRRSVGAVIVRDKRILATGYNGAPRGIAHCPPQGPDEDWPTGCMRAGHCIRSLHAEQNALLQAAMIGVPCDGSDMYVTCQPCNTCAKMIINAGIKRVVYEGDYPDPFSLELFRDSKMEVYRYVGDRLEVVELG from the coding sequence ATGGCCGAGCGTCCCAGTTGGGACACCTACTTTGTCCAGATCGCGCACCTCGTGGCGACGCGCGCGACCTGCCCGCGCCGCTCCGTCGGAGCGGTGATCGTCCGTGACAAAAGGATCTTGGCGACAGGGTACAACGGCGCCCCTCGGGGGATCGCCCATTGCCCTCCGCAAGGGCCGGACGAAGACTGGCCGACCGGCTGCATGCGTGCGGGTCACTGCATCCGTTCGTTGCACGCCGAACAGAACGCGCTGCTCCAGGCCGCGATGATCGGCGTCCCGTGCGACGGTTCGGACATGTACGTCACGTGCCAGCCGTGCAACACCTGCGCGAAGATGATCATCAACGCCGGCATCAAGCGCGTCGTCTACGAGGGCGACTACCCGGACCCGTTTTCGCTCGAGTTGTTCCGAGACTCGAAAATGGAGGTCTACCGGTACGTTGGCGACCGTCTAGAGGTCGTGGAGCTCGGCTAA
- a CDS encoding homoserine dehydrogenase, with the protein MSTTVRLGLLGLGTVGSGLVEIVRKSGANIEKRSGVRLEIAKAVVRNPDKPRPLPREQVTLDADEVFDDPTIDIVVEVMGGMEPAKSYILKALSKGKSVVTANKAVLAAHGAEIFQKCTESGRQLGFEASVCGGIPIVRALSSGLIANDVDEIVGILNGTSNYILTRMYKERLSFEEALAKAQENGLAEADPTFDVEGIDAAHKLIVLTELTFQTKASLDQIEREGIRQITPIDIKVADESGFVIKPVAVARRHGDSLDLRVHPALVAFEHPLGPVSDEFNAVMVRGDAIGEMIFHGKGAGSLPTASAVMSDIIEIARNPGSGVMWNPVESRKLNHLEGRSRYYMRFPIEDRPGLIGKIATVLGEHGISITHANARLQDRSGRGDVTVITHESSESEVSKAVREIAEACSLPAEPVTLRILD; encoded by the coding sequence GTGAGCACGACCGTCCGGCTAGGGCTTCTCGGTCTCGGCACCGTCGGTTCGGGGCTCGTCGAGATCGTCAGGAAGAGCGGTGCGAACATCGAGAAACGTTCCGGCGTCCGGTTGGAGATCGCCAAAGCGGTCGTCCGGAATCCGGACAAGCCTCGGCCGCTCCCCCGCGAGCAAGTGACCTTGGACGCGGACGAGGTCTTCGACGACCCGACGATCGACATCGTCGTCGAGGTCATGGGCGGAATGGAGCCCGCGAAGAGCTACATCCTCAAGGCGCTGTCTAAGGGCAAAAGCGTCGTCACCGCGAACAAGGCCGTCCTCGCGGCCCACGGGGCCGAGATTTTTCAGAAGTGCACGGAGTCGGGCCGCCAGCTCGGTTTCGAGGCCAGCGTCTGCGGGGGGATCCCGATCGTGCGCGCGCTGAGCAGCGGCCTGATCGCGAACGACGTCGACGAGATCGTCGGCATCTTGAACGGGACGTCGAACTACATCCTGACCCGGATGTACAAGGAGCGGCTGTCGTTCGAGGAGGCTTTGGCCAAGGCCCAAGAGAACGGCCTTGCCGAAGCCGATCCGACGTTCGACGTCGAAGGCATCGACGCGGCGCACAAATTGATCGTCCTCACCGAGCTGACCTTCCAGACGAAGGCCTCGCTCGACCAGATCGAAAGGGAAGGCATCCGCCAGATCACGCCGATCGACATCAAAGTGGCCGACGAGTCCGGGTTCGTCATCAAGCCCGTCGCGGTGGCACGACGGCACGGAGATTCGCTCGACCTGCGCGTCCATCCCGCGTTGGTCGCGTTCGAGCACCCTCTCGGACCCGTCAGCGACGAGTTTAACGCCGTCATGGTCCGGGGCGACGCGATCGGCGAGATGATCTTCCACGGCAAGGGGGCAGGGTCGCTTCCGACCGCGAGCGCGGTCATGTCCGACATCATCGAGATCGCCCGGAACCCAGGAAGCGGCGTTATGTGGAACCCGGTCGAGAGCCGGAAGCTGAACCATTTGGAAGGCCGCTCTCGCTACTACATGCGGTTCCCGATCGAAGACCGGCCCGGGCTGATCGGAAAGATCGCGACCGTCCTTGGCGAACACGGGATCTCGATCACGCACGCCAACGCCCGCTTGCAGGACCGCTCGGGCCGGGGCGACGTGACCGTCATAACCCACGAATCGTCGGAAAGCGAAGTCAGCAAAGCCGTGCGCGAGATCGCAGAAGCGTGTTCGCTTCCGGCCGAACCGGTGACGTTGCGGATCCTCGACTAA